Proteins co-encoded in one Stomoxys calcitrans chromosome 5, idStoCalc2.1, whole genome shotgun sequence genomic window:
- the LOC106089398 gene encoding dynamin-like 120 kDa protein, mitochondrial isoform X2, whose protein sequence is MLRVTKHIAQRDATKRVTYLCHKIVVSSNSNYSTLNHRFGGGSYHRQQQHGSNGQGSGGQHFRSDFLAPHGPKAWTIPPNRGYGMVVVRILRGALKLRYLLLGGAIGGGMTLNKKYEDWKDGLPDLKWLEEALPQGEKWSQFSKTLMEIGGAVKDVIEIDPRLKQLGEDKVNEWRQWFDNRLDDAIEAADYQGVAIVESKDDIKSKTTVAALSLSQDESRKKYDNLQSQVETLQTEIMNVQIKYQKELEKMEKENRELRQQFLILKQNKKTSTKKIKKSLIDMYSEVLDELSGYDTSYSMADHLPRVVVVGDQSSGKTSVLESIAKARIFPRGSGEMMTRAPVKVTLAEGPYHVAQFRDSDREYDLTKESDLSELRREVEFRMRASVRGGKTVSNEVISMTVKGPGLQRMVLVDLPGIISTMTVDMASDTKDSIHQMTKHYMSNPNAIILCIQDGSVDAERSNVTDLVMQCDPLGRRTIFVLTKVDLAEELADPDRIRKILSGKLFPMKALGYYAVVTGRGRKDDSIDAIRQYEEDFFKNSKLFQRRGVIMPHQVTSRNLSLAVSDRFWKMVRETIEQQADAFKATRFNLETEWKNNFPRLRESGRDELFDKAKGEILDEVVTLSQISAKKWEEALNDSLWDKLSNYVFENIYLPAAQSGSQNSFNTMVDIKLRQWAEQALPAKSVEAGWETLQKEFIALMEKAKKSPDHDNIFDNLKAAVVDESIRRHTWEDKAIDMLRVIQLNTLEDRFVHDKSEWDQAVKFLETSVKAKLAQTEETLNEMFGPGQFTRLTHWKSLTEDQNKRRHVKTELDKILRNDDKHIPTLSYDELTTVRKNLQRENIEVDTDYIRQTWFPVYRRHFLKQALHRASDCRKAYYLYSQQGAECDINCNDVVLFWRIQQVIRVTANALRQQVINREARRLDKEIKEVLDEFSEDEEKKSHLLTGKRVTLAEELIKVRQIQEKLEEFINSLNQEK, encoded by the exons ATGCTTAGGGTCACAAAACATATCGCGCAACG CGATGCAACCAAACGGgtgacgtatctgtgccataaaattgtggtttcttcCAACTCAAACTATTCCACATTGAATCATCGTTTCGGTGGTGGCAGTTATCATCGGCAACAACAGCATGGTAGTAATGGTCAAGGCAGCGGCGGCCAACACTTTCGTAGCGATTTTCTAGCGCCGCATGGTCCTAAGGCCTGGACCATACCACCAAATCGTGGTTACGGCATGGTTGTTGTCCGTATACTGCGTGGTGCTTTGAAGCTACGCTATTTGCTATTAGGTGGTGCTATTGGTGGTGGCATGACTCTAAATAag AAATATGAGGACTGGAAAGATGGTCTGCCCGATCTAAAGTGGCTGGAGGAAGCCTTGCCTCAGGGTGAAAAATGGAGTCAATTTTCGAAAACTTTAATGGAAATTGGCGGTGCTGTTAAGGATGTCATCGAAATTG ATCCCCGCCTGAAACAACTCGGAGAGGACAAGGTAAACGAGTGGAGACAATGGTTTGATAATCGTTTGGATGATGCCATCGAAGCAGCGGATTATCAAGGGGTGGCAATAGTCGAAT CCAAAGATGATATTAAATCTAAGACTACAGTTGCTGCGTTGAGTTTATCGCAAGATGAAAGCCGCAAAAAATATG ATAACCTCCAATCACAGGTTGAGACCTTACAAACAGAAATCATGAATGTccaaataaaatatcaaaaggaattggaaaaaatggaaaaggagAATCGAGAATTGCGTCAACAATTTCTAATACTCAAACAGAATAAGAAAACTAGcacaaagaaaattaaaaaatcactcattgatatgtattcCGAAGTGCTGGATGAGCTATCAGGCTATGACACCAGCTATTCCATGGCCGATCATTTGCCTCGCGTTGTAGTGGTAGGTGACCAAAGTAGTGGTAAAACTTCAGTGTTGGAATCAATCGCCAAGGCAAGAATTTTCCCAAGGGGAAGTGGTGAAATGATGACTAGAGCCCCAGTTAAGGTGACCCTAGCTGAAGGCCCCTATCATGTGGCGCAATTTCGAGATTCTGATCGTGAATATGATTTAACCAAGGAATCTGATTTATCAGAGCTGCGTAGAGAAGTGGAATTTCGTATGAGAGCCTCAGTGCGAGGCGGCAAGACTGTGAGCAATGAAGTCATATCGATGACTGTTAAAGGTCCAGGATTGCAGCGGATGGTtttggtggatttacctggCATTATATCG ACAATGACTGTGGATATGGCCTCGGATACCAAAGATTCTATACACCAAATGACCAAACATTATATGAGTAATCCAAATGCCATTATTTTGTGCATACAAGATGGCTCTGTGGATGCCGAACGCAGTAATGTAACCGATTTAGTAATGCAATGTGATCCCTTGGGACGTCGCACCATCTTCGTACTTACAAAAGTGGATTTAGCCGAAGAACTGGCAGATCCAGACAGA ATTCGTAAAATTCTCTCTGGCAAATTGTTCCCCATGAAAGCTTTGGGTTATTATGCTGTGGTCACTGGTCGTGGACGCAAAGATGATAGCATAGATGCTATAAGGCAATATGAAGaggatttctttaaaaattccaaattattCCA ACGCCGTGGCGTCATCATGCCCCATCAGGTAACCAGCCGTAATCTAAGTCTGGCCGTATCCGATCGTTTTTGGAAAATGGTAAGAGAAACTATTGAACAACAGGCGGATGCTTTTAAGGCGACCCGTTTCAATTTGGAAACGGAATGGAAGAACAATTTCCCCAG ACTACGTGAATCTGGCCGCGACGAACTTTTTGATAAAGCCAAGGGTGAAATTCTCGATGAAGTTGTAACTCTATCACAaatatcggccaaaaaatgggAAGAGGCTCTTAACGATAGCCTATGGGATAAATTGTCGAACTATGTTTTCGAGAATATTTATCTGCCCGCTGCTCAGTCAGGTTCTCAAA ATTCCTTTAATACCATGGTGGACATTAAATTAAGACAATGGGCTGAACAAGCTTTGCCAGCCAAATCTGTGGAAGCTG GCTGGGAAACTTTACAAAAAGAATTCATAGCACTCATGGAAAAGGCGAAAAAGTCTCCCGATCATGATAATATATTTGATAATCTTAAAGCTGCCGTAGTCGATGAATCCATACGCAGGCATACATGGGAAGACAAAGCCATCGATATGTTGAGAGTTATACAATTGAATACCCTTGAGGATCGTTTTGTCCATGATAAAAGTGAATGGGACCAGGCTGTGAAATTCTTGGAAACATCAGTTAAAGCGAAATTGGCCCAAACTGAAGAAactttaaatgaaatgtttggACCTGGCCAATTCACTCGTTTGACACATTGGAAATCTCTGACAGAGGATCAAAACAAAAGACGTCATGTGAAAACAGAATTGGATAAAATACTTAGGAATGATGAt aaacATATACCCACTTTGTCCTATGATGAGCTAACAACAGTACGTAAAAATCTTCAAAGAGAAAATATCGAGGTAGACACTGATTATATTAGACAAACATGGTTCCCTGTCTACAGAAG ACATTTCCTAAAACAAGCTTTACATAGAGCAAGTGATTGCCGTAAGGCCTACTACCTTTACAGCCAACAAGGAGCTGAGTGTGAC ATAAATTGCAATGATGTGGTTCTCTTTTGGCGTATTCAACAAGTCATACGGGTGACAGCTAATGCACTGCGACAACAGGTTATTAATCGTGAAGCCCGAAGACTGGACAAAGAAATCAAAGAAGTTCTAGACGAGTTTAGTGAAGATGAAGAAAAGAAATCCCATTTGCTTACAGGCAAGAGGGTAACATTAGCAGAAGAATTAA TTAAAGTAAGACAGATCCAAGAAAAATTGGAAGAGTTTATAAATTCATTGAACCAAGAAAAGTAG
- the LOC106089398 gene encoding dynamin-like 120 kDa protein, mitochondrial isoform X3, whose protein sequence is MLRVTKHIAQRDATKRVTYLCHKIVVSSNSNYSTLNHRFGGGSYHRQQQHGSNGQGSGGQHFRSDFLAPHGPKAWTIPPNRGYGMVVVRILRGALKLRYLLLGGAIGGGMTLNKKYEDWKDGLPDLKWLEEALPQGEKWSQFSKTLMEIGGAVKDVIEIDPRLKQLGEDKVNEWRQWFDNRLDDAIEAADYQGVAIVESKDDIKSKTTVAALSLSQDESRKKYDNLQSQVETLQTEIMNVQIKYQKELEKMEKENRELRQQFLILKQNKKTSTKKIKKSLIDMYSEVLDELSGYDTSYSMADHLPRVVVVGDQSSGKTSVLESIAKARIFPRGSGEMMTRAPVKVTLAEGPYHVAQFRDSDREYDLTKESDLSELRREVEFRMRASVRGGKTVSNEVISMTVKGPGLQRMVLVDLPGIISTMTVDMASDTKDSIHQMTKHYMSNPNAIILCIQDGSVDAERSNVTDLVMQCDPLGRRTIFVLTKVDLAEELADPDRIRKILSGKLFPMKALGYYAVVTGRGRKDDSIDAIRQYEEDFFKNSKLFHRRRGVIMPHQVTSRNLSLAVSDRFWKMVRETIEQQADAFKATRFNLETEWKNNFPRLRESGRDELFDKAKGEILDEVVTLSQISAKKWEEALNDSLWDKLSNYVFENIYLPAAQSDSFNTMVDIKLRQWAEQALPAKSVEAGWETLQKEFIALMEKAKKSPDHDNIFDNLKAAVVDESIRRHTWEDKAIDMLRVIQLNTLEDRFVHDKSEWDQAVKFLETSVKAKLAQTEETLNEMFGPGQFTRLTHWKSLTEDQNKRRHVKTELDKILRNDDKHIPTLSYDELTTVRKNLQRENIEVDTDYIRQTWFPVYRRHFLKQALHRASDCRKAYYLYSQQGAECDINCNDVVLFWRIQQVIRVTANALRQQVINREARRLDKEIKEVLDEFSEDEEKKSHLLTGKRVTLAEELIKVRQIQEKLEEFINSLNQEK, encoded by the exons ATGCTTAGGGTCACAAAACATATCGCGCAACG CGATGCAACCAAACGGgtgacgtatctgtgccataaaattgtggtttcttcCAACTCAAACTATTCCACATTGAATCATCGTTTCGGTGGTGGCAGTTATCATCGGCAACAACAGCATGGTAGTAATGGTCAAGGCAGCGGCGGCCAACACTTTCGTAGCGATTTTCTAGCGCCGCATGGTCCTAAGGCCTGGACCATACCACCAAATCGTGGTTACGGCATGGTTGTTGTCCGTATACTGCGTGGTGCTTTGAAGCTACGCTATTTGCTATTAGGTGGTGCTATTGGTGGTGGCATGACTCTAAATAag AAATATGAGGACTGGAAAGATGGTCTGCCCGATCTAAAGTGGCTGGAGGAAGCCTTGCCTCAGGGTGAAAAATGGAGTCAATTTTCGAAAACTTTAATGGAAATTGGCGGTGCTGTTAAGGATGTCATCGAAATTG ATCCCCGCCTGAAACAACTCGGAGAGGACAAGGTAAACGAGTGGAGACAATGGTTTGATAATCGTTTGGATGATGCCATCGAAGCAGCGGATTATCAAGGGGTGGCAATAGTCGAAT CCAAAGATGATATTAAATCTAAGACTACAGTTGCTGCGTTGAGTTTATCGCAAGATGAAAGCCGCAAAAAATATG ATAACCTCCAATCACAGGTTGAGACCTTACAAACAGAAATCATGAATGTccaaataaaatatcaaaaggaattggaaaaaatggaaaaggagAATCGAGAATTGCGTCAACAATTTCTAATACTCAAACAGAATAAGAAAACTAGcacaaagaaaattaaaaaatcactcattgatatgtattcCGAAGTGCTGGATGAGCTATCAGGCTATGACACCAGCTATTCCATGGCCGATCATTTGCCTCGCGTTGTAGTGGTAGGTGACCAAAGTAGTGGTAAAACTTCAGTGTTGGAATCAATCGCCAAGGCAAGAATTTTCCCAAGGGGAAGTGGTGAAATGATGACTAGAGCCCCAGTTAAGGTGACCCTAGCTGAAGGCCCCTATCATGTGGCGCAATTTCGAGATTCTGATCGTGAATATGATTTAACCAAGGAATCTGATTTATCAGAGCTGCGTAGAGAAGTGGAATTTCGTATGAGAGCCTCAGTGCGAGGCGGCAAGACTGTGAGCAATGAAGTCATATCGATGACTGTTAAAGGTCCAGGATTGCAGCGGATGGTtttggtggatttacctggCATTATATCG ACAATGACTGTGGATATGGCCTCGGATACCAAAGATTCTATACACCAAATGACCAAACATTATATGAGTAATCCAAATGCCATTATTTTGTGCATACAAGATGGCTCTGTGGATGCCGAACGCAGTAATGTAACCGATTTAGTAATGCAATGTGATCCCTTGGGACGTCGCACCATCTTCGTACTTACAAAAGTGGATTTAGCCGAAGAACTGGCAGATCCAGACAGA ATTCGTAAAATTCTCTCTGGCAAATTGTTCCCCATGAAAGCTTTGGGTTATTATGCTGTGGTCACTGGTCGTGGACGCAAAGATGATAGCATAGATGCTATAAGGCAATATGAAGaggatttctttaaaaattccaaattattCCA CAGACGCCGTGGCGTCATCATGCCCCATCAGGTAACCAGCCGTAATCTAAGTCTGGCCGTATCCGATCGTTTTTGGAAAATGGTAAGAGAAACTATTGAACAACAGGCGGATGCTTTTAAGGCGACCCGTTTCAATTTGGAAACGGAATGGAAGAACAATTTCCCCAG ACTACGTGAATCTGGCCGCGACGAACTTTTTGATAAAGCCAAGGGTGAAATTCTCGATGAAGTTGTAACTCTATCACAaatatcggccaaaaaatgggAAGAGGCTCTTAACGATAGCCTATGGGATAAATTGTCGAACTATGTTTTCGAGAATATTTATCTGCCCGCTGCTCAGTCAG ATTCCTTTAATACCATGGTGGACATTAAATTAAGACAATGGGCTGAACAAGCTTTGCCAGCCAAATCTGTGGAAGCTG GCTGGGAAACTTTACAAAAAGAATTCATAGCACTCATGGAAAAGGCGAAAAAGTCTCCCGATCATGATAATATATTTGATAATCTTAAAGCTGCCGTAGTCGATGAATCCATACGCAGGCATACATGGGAAGACAAAGCCATCGATATGTTGAGAGTTATACAATTGAATACCCTTGAGGATCGTTTTGTCCATGATAAAAGTGAATGGGACCAGGCTGTGAAATTCTTGGAAACATCAGTTAAAGCGAAATTGGCCCAAACTGAAGAAactttaaatgaaatgtttggACCTGGCCAATTCACTCGTTTGACACATTGGAAATCTCTGACAGAGGATCAAAACAAAAGACGTCATGTGAAAACAGAATTGGATAAAATACTTAGGAATGATGAt aaacATATACCCACTTTGTCCTATGATGAGCTAACAACAGTACGTAAAAATCTTCAAAGAGAAAATATCGAGGTAGACACTGATTATATTAGACAAACATGGTTCCCTGTCTACAGAAG ACATTTCCTAAAACAAGCTTTACATAGAGCAAGTGATTGCCGTAAGGCCTACTACCTTTACAGCCAACAAGGAGCTGAGTGTGAC ATAAATTGCAATGATGTGGTTCTCTTTTGGCGTATTCAACAAGTCATACGGGTGACAGCTAATGCACTGCGACAACAGGTTATTAATCGTGAAGCCCGAAGACTGGACAAAGAAATCAAAGAAGTTCTAGACGAGTTTAGTGAAGATGAAGAAAAGAAATCCCATTTGCTTACAGGCAAGAGGGTAACATTAGCAGAAGAATTAA TTAAAGTAAGACAGATCCAAGAAAAATTGGAAGAGTTTATAAATTCATTGAACCAAGAAAAGTAG
- the LOC106089398 gene encoding dynamin-like 120 kDa protein, mitochondrial isoform X4 translates to MLRVTKHIAQRDATKRVTYLCHKIVVSSNSNYSTLNHRFGGGSYHRQQQHGSNGQGSGGQHFRSDFLAPHGPKAWTIPPNRGYGMVVVRILRGALKLRYLLLGGAIGGGMTLNKKYEDWKDGLPDLKWLEEALPQGEKWSQFSKTLMEIGGAVKDVIEIDPRLKQLGEDKVNEWRQWFDNRLDDAIEAADYQGVAIVESKDDIKSKTTVAALSLSQDESRKKYDNLQSQVETLQTEIMNVQIKYQKELEKMEKENRELRQQFLILKQNKKTSTKKIKKSLIDMYSEVLDELSGYDTSYSMADHLPRVVVVGDQSSGKTSVLESIAKARIFPRGSGEMMTRAPVKVTLAEGPYHVAQFRDSDREYDLTKESDLSELRREVEFRMRASVRGGKTVSNEVISMTVKGPGLQRMVLVDLPGIISTMTVDMASDTKDSIHQMTKHYMSNPNAIILCIQDGSVDAERSNVTDLVMQCDPLGRRTIFVLTKVDLAEELADPDRIRKILSGKLFPMKALGYYAVVTGRGRKDDSIDAIRQYEEDFFKNSKLFQRRGVIMPHQVTSRNLSLAVSDRFWKMVRETIEQQADAFKATRFNLETEWKNNFPRLRESGRDELFDKAKGEILDEVVTLSQISAKKWEEALNDSLWDKLSNYVFENIYLPAAQSDSFNTMVDIKLRQWAEQALPAKSVEAGWETLQKEFIALMEKAKKSPDHDNIFDNLKAAVVDESIRRHTWEDKAIDMLRVIQLNTLEDRFVHDKSEWDQAVKFLETSVKAKLAQTEETLNEMFGPGQFTRLTHWKSLTEDQNKRRHVKTELDKILRNDDKHIPTLSYDELTTVRKNLQRENIEVDTDYIRQTWFPVYRRHFLKQALHRASDCRKAYYLYSQQGAECDINCNDVVLFWRIQQVIRVTANALRQQVINREARRLDKEIKEVLDEFSEDEEKKSHLLTGKRVTLAEELIKVRQIQEKLEEFINSLNQEK, encoded by the exons ATGCTTAGGGTCACAAAACATATCGCGCAACG CGATGCAACCAAACGGgtgacgtatctgtgccataaaattgtggtttcttcCAACTCAAACTATTCCACATTGAATCATCGTTTCGGTGGTGGCAGTTATCATCGGCAACAACAGCATGGTAGTAATGGTCAAGGCAGCGGCGGCCAACACTTTCGTAGCGATTTTCTAGCGCCGCATGGTCCTAAGGCCTGGACCATACCACCAAATCGTGGTTACGGCATGGTTGTTGTCCGTATACTGCGTGGTGCTTTGAAGCTACGCTATTTGCTATTAGGTGGTGCTATTGGTGGTGGCATGACTCTAAATAag AAATATGAGGACTGGAAAGATGGTCTGCCCGATCTAAAGTGGCTGGAGGAAGCCTTGCCTCAGGGTGAAAAATGGAGTCAATTTTCGAAAACTTTAATGGAAATTGGCGGTGCTGTTAAGGATGTCATCGAAATTG ATCCCCGCCTGAAACAACTCGGAGAGGACAAGGTAAACGAGTGGAGACAATGGTTTGATAATCGTTTGGATGATGCCATCGAAGCAGCGGATTATCAAGGGGTGGCAATAGTCGAAT CCAAAGATGATATTAAATCTAAGACTACAGTTGCTGCGTTGAGTTTATCGCAAGATGAAAGCCGCAAAAAATATG ATAACCTCCAATCACAGGTTGAGACCTTACAAACAGAAATCATGAATGTccaaataaaatatcaaaaggaattggaaaaaatggaaaaggagAATCGAGAATTGCGTCAACAATTTCTAATACTCAAACAGAATAAGAAAACTAGcacaaagaaaattaaaaaatcactcattgatatgtattcCGAAGTGCTGGATGAGCTATCAGGCTATGACACCAGCTATTCCATGGCCGATCATTTGCCTCGCGTTGTAGTGGTAGGTGACCAAAGTAGTGGTAAAACTTCAGTGTTGGAATCAATCGCCAAGGCAAGAATTTTCCCAAGGGGAAGTGGTGAAATGATGACTAGAGCCCCAGTTAAGGTGACCCTAGCTGAAGGCCCCTATCATGTGGCGCAATTTCGAGATTCTGATCGTGAATATGATTTAACCAAGGAATCTGATTTATCAGAGCTGCGTAGAGAAGTGGAATTTCGTATGAGAGCCTCAGTGCGAGGCGGCAAGACTGTGAGCAATGAAGTCATATCGATGACTGTTAAAGGTCCAGGATTGCAGCGGATGGTtttggtggatttacctggCATTATATCG ACAATGACTGTGGATATGGCCTCGGATACCAAAGATTCTATACACCAAATGACCAAACATTATATGAGTAATCCAAATGCCATTATTTTGTGCATACAAGATGGCTCTGTGGATGCCGAACGCAGTAATGTAACCGATTTAGTAATGCAATGTGATCCCTTGGGACGTCGCACCATCTTCGTACTTACAAAAGTGGATTTAGCCGAAGAACTGGCAGATCCAGACAGA ATTCGTAAAATTCTCTCTGGCAAATTGTTCCCCATGAAAGCTTTGGGTTATTATGCTGTGGTCACTGGTCGTGGACGCAAAGATGATAGCATAGATGCTATAAGGCAATATGAAGaggatttctttaaaaattccaaattattCCA ACGCCGTGGCGTCATCATGCCCCATCAGGTAACCAGCCGTAATCTAAGTCTGGCCGTATCCGATCGTTTTTGGAAAATGGTAAGAGAAACTATTGAACAACAGGCGGATGCTTTTAAGGCGACCCGTTTCAATTTGGAAACGGAATGGAAGAACAATTTCCCCAG ACTACGTGAATCTGGCCGCGACGAACTTTTTGATAAAGCCAAGGGTGAAATTCTCGATGAAGTTGTAACTCTATCACAaatatcggccaaaaaatgggAAGAGGCTCTTAACGATAGCCTATGGGATAAATTGTCGAACTATGTTTTCGAGAATATTTATCTGCCCGCTGCTCAGTCAG ATTCCTTTAATACCATGGTGGACATTAAATTAAGACAATGGGCTGAACAAGCTTTGCCAGCCAAATCTGTGGAAGCTG GCTGGGAAACTTTACAAAAAGAATTCATAGCACTCATGGAAAAGGCGAAAAAGTCTCCCGATCATGATAATATATTTGATAATCTTAAAGCTGCCGTAGTCGATGAATCCATACGCAGGCATACATGGGAAGACAAAGCCATCGATATGTTGAGAGTTATACAATTGAATACCCTTGAGGATCGTTTTGTCCATGATAAAAGTGAATGGGACCAGGCTGTGAAATTCTTGGAAACATCAGTTAAAGCGAAATTGGCCCAAACTGAAGAAactttaaatgaaatgtttggACCTGGCCAATTCACTCGTTTGACACATTGGAAATCTCTGACAGAGGATCAAAACAAAAGACGTCATGTGAAAACAGAATTGGATAAAATACTTAGGAATGATGAt aaacATATACCCACTTTGTCCTATGATGAGCTAACAACAGTACGTAAAAATCTTCAAAGAGAAAATATCGAGGTAGACACTGATTATATTAGACAAACATGGTTCCCTGTCTACAGAAG ACATTTCCTAAAACAAGCTTTACATAGAGCAAGTGATTGCCGTAAGGCCTACTACCTTTACAGCCAACAAGGAGCTGAGTGTGAC ATAAATTGCAATGATGTGGTTCTCTTTTGGCGTATTCAACAAGTCATACGGGTGACAGCTAATGCACTGCGACAACAGGTTATTAATCGTGAAGCCCGAAGACTGGACAAAGAAATCAAAGAAGTTCTAGACGAGTTTAGTGAAGATGAAGAAAAGAAATCCCATTTGCTTACAGGCAAGAGGGTAACATTAGCAGAAGAATTAA TTAAAGTAAGACAGATCCAAGAAAAATTGGAAGAGTTTATAAATTCATTGAACCAAGAAAAGTAG